A region from the Nostoc sp. HK-01 genome encodes:
- a CDS encoding sucrose synthase → MNELLQAVLNSEEKAALQELIFSLTVSGKQYFLRNEILQVFADYCHNSQKPAYFYYSSFIGKLIHYTHEIIWSEDNAWFVIRPKIASQEVWRLNADLSECELMTPQAYLDECDRLVNRYQPHILEIDLAPFYEDSPSIDDPRNIGQGLAFLNHYLCDQLVNDPQHWLEVLFQALRRVQYDGKRLLIGDRISSGREFAKQIKQAIKFLSDKPAKEPYEKFHFHLQDLGLEPGWGNTAARVSETLSLLDRLIDTPQPAILEAFVARVPVVFRVVLISIHGWVGQQDVMGRDETLGQVVYVLEQARSLENKLREEIALAGLDVLGIQPHVIILTRLIPNCEGTSCGLRLEKVEDTENAWILRVPFGEFNPEITNNWISKFEIWPYLESFTNDAEKELLTLFKGHPNLIIGNYSDGNLVASLLSRRLKVTQCNIAHSLEKPKYLFSNLYWHNLEEKYHFSAQFTADLISMNAADFIITSSYQEIVGTPDGIGQYESYKCFTMPELYHVVDGIDLFSPKFNLVPPGVNQKIFFPYTQKENRDIQQSKQVEDLLFNRQDAQILGNLDNLNKLPIFAVATLSSIKNLTGLTECFGQSQALQKQCNLIVLTSKLHPEEAANSEEAAEIQKLHDIINQYHLQNQIRWLGMRIPSRDIGEAYRVIADRRGIYVHFARFESFGRSILEAMISGLPTFATQFGGALEIIENQEDGFIINPTDLEGTAQKILSFLDECENHPQYWQEVSEWMIQRIINKYNWSSHTSQLLLMAKMFSFWNFVAPENNEARDRYMESLFHLIFKPRAEKILEQHIHK, encoded by the coding sequence ATGAATGAATTGCTGCAAGCTGTGCTGAACAGTGAGGAAAAAGCTGCGTTACAGGAATTGATATTTTCATTAACTGTTTCAGGTAAACAATACTTTTTGAGAAATGAAATTCTGCAAGTGTTTGCAGATTATTGTCATAACTCCCAAAAGCCTGCTTATTTTTACTACTCTTCCTTTATTGGGAAACTCATTCACTATACCCATGAAATAATTTGGTCAGAGGATAATGCTTGGTTTGTGATTCGACCCAAGATTGCTAGTCAAGAAGTCTGGCGGTTGAATGCTGACTTGAGTGAGTGTGAATTGATGACACCCCAGGCTTATTTAGATGAGTGCGATCGCTTAGTGAATCGCTACCAACCCCATATCCTGGAAATTGACCTCGCGCCATTTTACGAAGATTCCCCTTCTATTGATGACCCCAGAAATATTGGTCAAGGTCTAGCCTTTCTCAATCATTACCTGTGCGATCAGTTGGTAAATGATCCACAACATTGGTTAGAAGTATTGTTTCAAGCGTTGCGGCGAGTGCAATATGACGGGAAGCGCCTGTTAATTGGCGATCGCATTTCTTCAGGTAGAGAATTCGCCAAACAAATCAAGCAAGCAATCAAGTTTTTAAGTGACAAACCAGCCAAGGAACCCTACGAGAAATTTCACTTTCATCTCCAAGATCTGGGTTTAGAACCAGGATGGGGAAACACAGCAGCGCGAGTTAGTGAAACGCTATCATTACTTGATCGGCTGATTGATACTCCCCAACCTGCCATTTTAGAAGCATTTGTGGCGCGTGTTCCTGTGGTTTTTCGCGTAGTCTTGATTTCTATTCACGGTTGGGTAGGACAACAAGATGTGATGGGACGCGATGAAACATTAGGTCAAGTCGTCTATGTGCTGGAACAAGCACGCAGCTTAGAAAACAAACTCCGCGAAGAAATCGCACTCGCTGGACTTGATGTATTAGGTATTCAACCCCATGTGATCATTCTGACTCGACTGATTCCCAACTGTGAAGGTACATCCTGCGGACTACGCCTAGAGAAAGTTGAAGATACAGAAAATGCTTGGATTTTACGCGTTCCTTTTGGGGAATTTAATCCAGAGATTACGAATAATTGGATTTCTAAATTTGAGATTTGGCCTTATTTAGAAAGTTTTACCAATGATGCGGAAAAGGAATTACTGACTTTATTTAAAGGTCATCCCAATTTAATCATTGGTAATTATAGTGATGGTAATTTAGTTGCCTCCCTTTTATCTCGTCGTTTAAAAGTTACTCAATGTAACATTGCTCATTCTTTAGAAAAGCCCAAATATTTATTTAGTAACTTATATTGGCATAATCTAGAAGAAAAATATCATTTTTCGGCACAATTCACTGCTGATTTAATTAGTATGAATGCTGCCGATTTTATTATTACATCATCTTATCAAGAAATTGTCGGTACACCCGACGGTATAGGACAGTATGAATCTTATAAATGTTTTACGATGCCTGAGCTATATCATGTAGTTGATGGTATTGACTTATTCAGCCCTAAATTTAACTTAGTACCGCCAGGAGTTAATCAAAAAATATTCTTTCCCTATACCCAAAAAGAAAATAGGGATATTCAGCAAAGTAAACAAGTTGAAGACTTACTGTTTAACCGCCAAGATGCTCAAATATTAGGTAATTTAGACAATCTAAACAAGTTACCTATTTTTGCTGTAGCTACTCTATCATCTATTAAAAATCTCACTGGTTTAACAGAATGCTTTGGTCAAAGCCAGGCACTACAAAAACAATGTAATTTAATTGTATTAACAAGTAAATTGCATCCAGAAGAAGCAGCTAATTCAGAAGAGGCGGCAGAAATTCAGAAGCTACATGACATTATCAATCAATATCATTTACAAAATCAGATTCGCTGGTTGGGTATGCGTATTCCTAGTAGAGATATTGGCGAAGCCTATCGTGTAATTGCCGATCGCCGAGGAATTTATGTACATTTTGCTCGGTTTGAATCTTTTGGTAGAAGCATTTTAGAAGCGATGATCTCTGGTTTACCAACTTTTGCAACTCAATTTGGGGGAGCTTTAGAAATTATTGAAAATCAAGAAGATGGCTTTATTATTAACCCGACTGATTTAGAAGGAACAGCACAGAAAATTCTCAGCTTCCTGGATGAATGTGAAAATCATCCCCAATATTGGCAGGAAGTTTCTGAATGGATGATTCAGCGCATTATTAATAAATATAATTGGTCATCACACACCAGCCAATTATTATTAATGGCGAAAATGTTTAGCTTCTGGAACTTTGTCGCGCCAGAAAATAATGAAGCACGCGATCGCTACATGGAAAGCTTGTTCCATCTCATCTTTAAACCCAGAGCAGAAAAGATTTTAGAACAACATATACACAAGTAA
- the hetP_2 gene encoding hypothetical protein (similar to heterocyst formation protein HetP) — MNYQMPSSQKNFHSLITHEQLEQVIEAISEGRYSWACVLILRFVGYNPLHFIPQRTYSRLIKEQSQFMAAKLELENAMNVSNNITDNQEKTQNLHNAKYLDTPIKKQENIQGVNVPFYLKANMAKLYP; from the coding sequence ATGAACTACCAGATGCCTTCTTCTCAAAAAAACTTTCACAGTTTGATTACTCATGAACAATTAGAGCAAGTAATCGAAGCTATTAGTGAGGGTAGATATTCTTGGGCTTGTGTATTAATTTTGCGTTTTGTTGGCTATAATCCACTCCACTTTATTCCGCAAAGAACTTACAGCCGTTTAATAAAAGAGCAGAGTCAATTTATGGCTGCAAAATTAGAATTAGAAAATGCTATGAATGTCTCAAATAATATTACTGACAACCAAGAAAAAACTCAAAATTTGCATAATGCAAAATATCTAGATACACCTATCAAAAAACAAGAAAATATTCAAGGTGTCAATGTACCATTTTATTTAAAAGCAAATATGGCTAAACTTTATCCCTAA
- a CDS encoding metallophosphoesterase, translating into MNWKRRQFLFLGSLGAIGTGILGWRLVRQNSYTDDSVAIAGKPAKKDLLLRFVSVADTGTGAKGQYAVAEAMNFYHKQNSYNLVVLAGDNIYNNGEIEKIGAVFERPYQPLLKKGVKFQACLGNHDIRTDNGELQLKYPGFNMQGKRYYTFRRNQVQFFALDTNNNADWKKQLPWLELELSRSDAPWKVVFGHHPIYASGVYGSNPAFIQAFTPLFQKYGVQLYINGHEHHYERTKSINGTTYLVTGGGAGTRPVGRSEWTEYSASSLSFAVYEVYPNRIEVKAIGTDKRVFDQGIIPIKTV; encoded by the coding sequence ATGAACTGGAAACGCCGCCAATTTTTATTCTTAGGAAGCTTGGGAGCCATTGGTACAGGAATTCTCGGCTGGAGATTAGTTCGTCAAAATAGCTATACCGATGATTCTGTAGCAATAGCAGGTAAACCAGCGAAAAAAGACTTACTATTGCGTTTTGTCTCTGTGGCAGATACAGGGACTGGTGCCAAAGGACAATATGCTGTAGCAGAGGCAATGAATTTTTATCACAAGCAAAATTCATACAATTTAGTAGTTTTAGCTGGGGATAATATTTACAACAACGGCGAAATCGAAAAAATTGGTGCAGTATTTGAACGTCCTTATCAACCTTTACTAAAAAAAGGTGTCAAGTTTCAAGCTTGTTTAGGTAATCACGATATTCGGACTGATAACGGTGAATTACAACTGAAATATCCTGGTTTTAATATGCAGGGAAAACGTTACTATACATTTCGCCGTAATCAAGTGCAGTTTTTTGCTTTAGATACTAACAATAATGCTGATTGGAAAAAGCAACTACCTTGGTTAGAGTTAGAATTGAGCCGCAGTGATGCACCTTGGAAAGTTGTATTTGGTCATCATCCAATTTATGCTTCTGGTGTTTATGGTAGTAACCCAGCTTTTATTCAGGCTTTTACACCTTTGTTTCAAAAATACGGCGTGCAACTTTATATTAATGGTCATGAACACCATTATGAACGTACTAAGTCTATTAATGGCACAACTTACTTAGTTACTGGCGGTGGTGCTGGAACTCGTCCTGTAGGTCGTTCTGAGTGGACTGAGTATTCTGCTTCTAGCTTGAGCTTTGCAGTTTATGAAGTGTATCCAAATAGAATAGAAGTTAAGGCTATTGGTACTGATAAGCGTGTTTTTGATCAGGGGATTATTCCGATTAAAACTGTCTAA
- a CDS encoding XRE family transcriptional regulator, with the protein MDMQVLRERAGLSRAEVAFRLAISETSVRNWEAGRTEPTMTPKKYLEALRLFKCTPEELAAASEKSINQRHKRKPGRPKRFPDNQVAQVTDTPVCT; encoded by the coding sequence ATGGATATGCAAGTCCTGAGAGAGCGTGCTGGACTTAGCCGTGCAGAAGTAGCCTTCAGGCTTGCAATCAGTGAAACCAGTGTGCGTAACTGGGAAGCTGGGCGTACTGAACCAACAATGACACCCAAAAAATATCTAGAAGCTTTACGTTTGTTCAAATGTACCCCAGAAGAATTAGCAGCCGCCAGCGAGAAATCTATTAATCAACGCCATAAACGTAAACCTGGAAGACCAAAACGCTTTCCCGATAATCAAGTAGCTCAGGTGACAGATACGCCAGTTTGCACCTGA
- a CDS encoding transketolase central region codes for MAETLFFNALREAIDEEMARDSSVFVLGEDVGHYGGSYKVTKDLYKKYGDLRVLDTPIAENSFTGIAVGAAMTGLRPIIEGMNMGFLLLAFNQISNNAGMLRYTSGGNFKIPMVIRGPGGVGRQLGAEHSQRLEAYFQAVPGLKIVACSTPHNAKGLLKSAIRDDNPVLFFEHVLLYNLKENLPEEEYLLPLDKAEVVRQGKDVTILTYSRMRHHVMQAVKPLEKQGYDPEVIDLISLKPLDFDTIGASIRKTHRVIVVEECMRTGGIGAELTASINDRLFDELDAPVLRLSSQDIPTPYNGTLERLTIVQPEQIVEAVQKMVALRV; via the coding sequence ATGGCAGAAACATTATTTTTCAACGCTCTGCGGGAAGCCATTGACGAAGAAATGGCGCGTGATTCCAGTGTATTTGTGCTGGGTGAAGACGTAGGACATTATGGCGGTTCCTACAAAGTCACTAAAGACTTATACAAAAAGTATGGTGACTTGAGGGTTTTAGACACTCCCATCGCCGAAAACAGCTTTACTGGTATAGCAGTAGGGGCGGCCATGACTGGGTTGCGACCGATAATTGAAGGTATGAACATGGGCTTTCTGCTCTTAGCCTTCAACCAAATCTCTAACAATGCCGGGATGCTGCGCTATACTTCCGGCGGTAACTTTAAAATTCCAATGGTGATTCGCGGCCCTGGTGGTGTAGGTAGACAGTTAGGTGCAGAACACTCCCAACGTCTCGAAGCTTACTTCCAAGCTGTACCAGGGTTAAAAATTGTCGCTTGTTCCACACCCCATAATGCCAAAGGGTTACTAAAATCAGCCATCCGTGATGATAATCCCGTACTGTTCTTTGAACACGTACTTTTGTATAACTTAAAAGAAAATTTACCAGAAGAAGAATACCTCTTACCCTTGGATAAAGCTGAGGTAGTGCGTCAAGGTAAAGATGTCACAATTCTGACTTACTCACGGATGCGCCATCATGTGATGCAAGCCGTAAAGCCTTTAGAAAAACAAGGTTACGACCCTGAAGTCATTGATTTAATATCTCTCAAACCCCTCGATTTTGATACCATCGGCGCATCTATCCGCAAAACCCACCGAGTGATTGTTGTGGAAGAGTGTATGCGGACTGGGGGTATTGGTGCAGAATTAACCGCTTCTATTAACGATCGCTTATTTGATGAATTAGATGCACCTGTATTGCGTCTATCTTCTCAAGATATCCCCACACCTTACAACGGTACTCTGGAGCGTCTCACCATTGTTCAGCCAGAGCAAATTGTTGAAGCTGTACAAAAAATGGTCGCATTGCGAGTCTAA